The following coding sequences are from one Solea solea chromosome 4, fSolSol10.1, whole genome shotgun sequence window:
- the rbm14a gene encoding RNA-binding protein 14a isoform X2: MSGDGIKLFVGNLPLDATHDEITKLFAPYGEINTCSLLRQYAFVTLKGEGAADRAIRHLDGKEYRGRPLVVEESRARPPNSTKVFVGNISATCSADDLHGLFSTFGRVLDCDKVKARLCSNVGYAFVHMERKEEAVVAIEALNGTMFKGRQLAVELSKAQPLVNQFGSAGNAGGREGLLPRPPPSLEHHQSQAAVLAAAAAAAAGLPIQVQQSVHNSFYNTTATDPTYAALKGITSARGADGVIYGALASQVYGSVADQVYSDLANHTPAPAVEEVEPPSGPDPTTLFEAARAKFFQEGQKVLAEQQVGRKGAATSESERDRSPIRGNRAPLLPDPVPGSFAQVRSKRRALLPTPPGVTEEAAPAATTTPEGSYTEYYQQMHQYQQYQQYQQQYQYLQYAYTNPPPPPPPPPATTQAQASTTAPPPPGTYTAPTTYAASEAYPPPGTYSASGSYNASTGSYDASSGSYDSSAGYDASGGYGAYDSSGAYAAAGSYSTSTPYEQTPAHGQPMPQRHDYPYHTPEPPYR; encoded by the exons GGCCATACGGCATCTTGATGGGAAAGAGTACAGAGGCAGGCCCCTTGTGGTAGAAGAATCCCGCGCACGCCCACCCAACTCAACCAAAGTGTTTGTGGGCAACATCAGTGCGACATGTTCAGCAGATGACTTGCACGGGCTTTTCTCAACCTTCGGAAGAGTTTTAGACTGTGATAAAGTGAAAG CCAGATTATGCTCAAATGTTGGCTATGCCTTTGTGCAtatggagaggaaggaggaagcTGTAGTTGCTATTGAGGCACTTAACGGGACCATGTTCAAAGGGCGTCAGTTGGCTGTAGAACTGTCCAAAGCTCAGCCGTTGGTCAACCAGTTTGGATCAGCAGGAAATGCAG GTGGTAGAGAGGGTCTTCTGCCTCGACCACCTCCATCGTTAGAGCATCATCAGAGTCAAGCAGCTGTGTTAGCAGCTGCGGCTGCAGCAGCCGCTGGGCTGCCCATACAA GTTCAACAAAGTGTCCACAACTCATTTTACAACACCACAGCCACTGACCCCACCTACGCCGCTCTGAAGGGCATTACAAGTGCGAGAGGTGCCGATGGCGTGATATATGGTGCTCTTGCCAGCCAGGTGTACGGATCTGTGGCTGACCAGGTGTACAGTGATCTGGCCAATCACACTCCTGCACCCGCAGTTGAAGAAGTTGAGCCACCTTCTGGACCAGATCCAACCACACTTTTCGAGGCTGCAAGAGCCAAGTTCTTTCAGGAAGGACAGAAg GTTCTGGCAGAGCAGCAGGTAGGAAGAAAGGGAGCTGCGACGTCAGAGAGTGAGCGGGACCGCAGCCCAATTAGAGGAAATCGAGCCCCCCTCCTCCCAGACCCTGTTCCGGGTTCCTTCGCTCAGGTGCGATCCAAACGACGTGCCCTGCTGCCGACACCACCCGGAGTCACAGAAGAAGCAGCCCCGGCTGCCACCACAACACCTGAAGG GTCTTACACAGAGTACTACCAGCAAATGCACCAATACCAACAATATCAGCAGTACCAACAACAGTACCAGTACCTCCAGTATGCCTACACCAatcctcctcccccacctccgCCTCCACCAGCCACCACACAGGCTCAGGCCTCCACCACAGCCCCTCCACCCCCAGGGACATACACCGCACCCACAACATATGCTGCATCGGAAGCCTACCCACCACCAGGAACATACAGTGCTTCAGGAAGTTACAATGCCTCCACGGGGAGCTACGACGCCTCATCGGGAAGCTACGACAGCTCGGCAGGCTATGACGCATccggaggctacggagcatatGATTCATCTGGAGCTTACGCAGCAGCGGGAAGCTACTCCACATCCACACCGTATGAGCAGACACCCGCACACGGGCAACCCATGCCCCAGCGCCATGATTACCCTTACCACACGCCAGAACCCCCTTATCGATAG
- the rbm14a gene encoding RNA-binding protein 14a isoform X1 — protein sequence MSGDGIKLFVGNLPLDATHDEITKLFAPYGEINTCSLLRQYAFVTLKGEGAADRAIRHLDGKEYRGRPLVVEESRARPPNSTKVFVGNISATCSADDLHGLFSTFGRVLDCDKVKARLCSNVGYAFVHMERKEEAVVAIEALNGTMFKGRQLAVELSKAQPLVNQFGSAGNAGGREGLLPRPPPSLEHHQSQAAVLAAAAAAAAGLPIQVQQSVHNSFYNTTATDPTYAALKGITSARGADGVIYGALASQVYGSVADQVYSDLANHTPAPAVEEVEPPSGPDPTTLFEAARAKFFQEGQKVLAEQQVGRKGAATSESERDRSPIRGNRAPLLPDPVPGSFAQVRSKRRALLPTPPGVTEEAAPAATTTPEGSDPVARSYTEYYQQMHQYQQYQQYQQQYQYLQYAYTNPPPPPPPPPATTQAQASTTAPPPPGTYTAPTTYAASEAYPPPGTYSASGSYNASTGSYDASSGSYDSSAGYDASGGYGAYDSSGAYAAAGSYSTSTPYEQTPAHGQPMPQRHDYPYHTPEPPYR from the exons GGCCATACGGCATCTTGATGGGAAAGAGTACAGAGGCAGGCCCCTTGTGGTAGAAGAATCCCGCGCACGCCCACCCAACTCAACCAAAGTGTTTGTGGGCAACATCAGTGCGACATGTTCAGCAGATGACTTGCACGGGCTTTTCTCAACCTTCGGAAGAGTTTTAGACTGTGATAAAGTGAAAG CCAGATTATGCTCAAATGTTGGCTATGCCTTTGTGCAtatggagaggaaggaggaagcTGTAGTTGCTATTGAGGCACTTAACGGGACCATGTTCAAAGGGCGTCAGTTGGCTGTAGAACTGTCCAAAGCTCAGCCGTTGGTCAACCAGTTTGGATCAGCAGGAAATGCAG GTGGTAGAGAGGGTCTTCTGCCTCGACCACCTCCATCGTTAGAGCATCATCAGAGTCAAGCAGCTGTGTTAGCAGCTGCGGCTGCAGCAGCCGCTGGGCTGCCCATACAA GTTCAACAAAGTGTCCACAACTCATTTTACAACACCACAGCCACTGACCCCACCTACGCCGCTCTGAAGGGCATTACAAGTGCGAGAGGTGCCGATGGCGTGATATATGGTGCTCTTGCCAGCCAGGTGTACGGATCTGTGGCTGACCAGGTGTACAGTGATCTGGCCAATCACACTCCTGCACCCGCAGTTGAAGAAGTTGAGCCACCTTCTGGACCAGATCCAACCACACTTTTCGAGGCTGCAAGAGCCAAGTTCTTTCAGGAAGGACAGAAg GTTCTGGCAGAGCAGCAGGTAGGAAGAAAGGGAGCTGCGACGTCAGAGAGTGAGCGGGACCGCAGCCCAATTAGAGGAAATCGAGCCCCCCTCCTCCCAGACCCTGTTCCGGGTTCCTTCGCTCAGGTGCGATCCAAACGACGTGCCCTGCTGCCGACACCACCCGGAGTCACAGAAGAAGCAGCCCCGGCTGCCACCACAACACCTGAAGGGTCAGATCCTGTTGCTAG GTCTTACACAGAGTACTACCAGCAAATGCACCAATACCAACAATATCAGCAGTACCAACAACAGTACCAGTACCTCCAGTATGCCTACACCAatcctcctcccccacctccgCCTCCACCAGCCACCACACAGGCTCAGGCCTCCACCACAGCCCCTCCACCCCCAGGGACATACACCGCACCCACAACATATGCTGCATCGGAAGCCTACCCACCACCAGGAACATACAGTGCTTCAGGAAGTTACAATGCCTCCACGGGGAGCTACGACGCCTCATCGGGAAGCTACGACAGCTCGGCAGGCTATGACGCATccggaggctacggagcatatGATTCATCTGGAGCTTACGCAGCAGCGGGAAGCTACTCCACATCCACACCGTATGAGCAGACACCCGCACACGGGCAACCCATGCCCCAGCGCCATGATTACCCTTACCACACGCCAGAACCCCCTTATCGATAG